GTCGCCCGGTGATGTGACCGAGCATGTGGACGTAGGGATTTTGCGCGGCGCGAATGAGACGATTAGTGTTGTCGGCTTCATTGCTGGAAAAACCAGCGTGGAGGCTGGCGACAACAACATCGAGTTCGGCGAGGAGATCGTCATCGAAGTCGACGCGGTCCTTCAAGATATCGACTTCAGAACCGGTGAGCAGGCGGAAGTCACTGCCCTGGTCAGCGAGGCTTTGGTTGATTTTTTTGACGGCTTTGATCTGTTCGCGCAGGCGGGCAGGTTCGAGGCCGTGAGCTTGAAAGGAAGATTTGGAGTGATCGGTGATGGCCCAGTAATCGCAGCCAAGTTCGATCATGTAATTGACGATATCTTCGAGGGTCGCGTGGCCATCGCTCCAGGTGGAGTGATTGTGGAGCGAGCCACGGAGTTCAGTCCACTCGAGGAGTCGCGGAAGCTTCCCCTGCTCTGCCGCGATGAATTCGCCGTGGTCTTCGCGCAATTCGGGCGGGATGTAGGCGAGGTCGAGCTTTTGAAAAATTTCCTCCTCGGTTTTGCACGGGACGAGGAGCTTCGAGTCGCGGGTTTCCTCCTTCGATTTAAAAAGGCCGTATTCGTTGAGGCGCAGGCCGCGCTGGATGGCACGCTGGCGCATGACGATATTGTGTTCCTTGCTGCCGGTGAAATAGGCGAGAGCGAAGGGATATTCGGCATCACTGACGACGCGGAGATCGGCTTGTATGCCACCGGTGATGATGACGGTGGCCTTGGTGTCACCTTTGGCGACCACATTGATGACGCCGGGTTGAGAGACAAAGAACTCGAGAATTTCGGAAGGTTTTTTGGAGGAGACCAGGAAATCGATATCACCGACGACCTCCTTGGAACGTCGCAAGCTACCTGCGCTACTGCAACGGATGACATCGGGATGACCACGGAGAGTATCAAGAATGGGTTCAGCGGCGGCGATGGCTTTGCTGAGATGATGGCGCGAGGCATAGGTGCGGCGGAAAGCGATGCCTTCGCAAATTTTGGTCTGGGTCTTCTCGCCAAATCCGGCGAGTTCCGCCACCTTGCCTGCCTGGCACGCGGCTTCGAGTTCGGCAACGGTTTTGATGCCGAGTTTATCGTGCAGAACTTTGACCTTCTTGGGACCGACGCCGGGAATTTGAAGCATCTCGAGCAGGCCGGGCGGAGTTTCGGCTTTGAGTTCGTCGTAGTAGGTCATGTGGCCGGTGGTGACGAGCTCGGTGATTTTCTTTTGGAGCGCTTCGCCGAAACCTTTGATGTCGCCGAGACGATTTTCAGCGACGATTTTTTCCAACGGTTCGTTGAGGGTTTCCAACGTGCGGGCGGCGTTGGCGTAGG
Above is a genomic segment from Pedosphaera parvula Ellin514 containing:
- the polX gene encoding DNA polymerase/3'-5' exonuclease PolX; this encodes MDKEQVAEILIEIGILLELKGENPFKTRAYANAARTLETLNEPLEKIVAENRLGDIKGFGEALQKKITELVTTGHMTYYDELKAETPPGLLEMLQIPGVGPKKVKVLHDKLGIKTVAELEAACQAGKVAELAGFGEKTQTKICEGIAFRRTYASRHHLSKAIAAAEPILDTLRGHPDVIRCSSAGSLRRSKEVVGDIDFLVSSKKPSEILEFFVSQPGVINVVAKGDTKATVIITGGIQADLRVVSDAEYPFALAYFTGSKEHNIVMRQRAIQRGLRLNEYGLFKSKEETRDSKLLVPCKTEEEIFQKLDLAYIPPELREDHGEFIAAEQGKLPRLLEWTELRGSLHNHSTWSDGHATLEDIVNYMIELGCDYWAITDHSKSSFQAHGLEPARLREQIKAVKKINQSLADQGSDFRLLTGSEVDILKDRVDFDDDLLAELDVVVASLHAGFSSNEADNTNRLIRAAQNPYVHMLGHITGRLLLEREPYKVNQQAIIDACAETGTWIELNANPYRFDMDWRLWQYAKSKGVKCVINCDAHRNENAGFLRLGAGIARKGWLTKADVINTLPLPELMKALRHKRDSKR